CGACTAAGCCATTCCCAAAAAGCCAAAGAAAGCCAGGGCTATGAACCCTGCAGTTATCATTGTAATAGCCGTGCCTTCCAGTATTTTTGGAATCCTTGCCGTGGCCATCCTTTCCCTGAGTCCTGCCATAAGAATCAGAGCAAGGCCAAAACCTAATGCTGATGTGATTGAAAACACCAGGGTCTCCATAAAATTAAAGTCTTTCCGCACATTGATGATGCACACTCCGAATATCGCACAGTTGGTCGTAATCAGAGGGAGGAATATTCCCAATCCCTTGTAAAGGGGAGGGATCATCTTTCTTA
This region of Syntrophales bacterium genomic DNA includes:
- a CDS encoding RnfABCDGE type electron transport complex subunit A, producing MSDYLLMAVGAILVNNILLAQYLGCCPFVGVSKQMDTAVGMTGGVVFVLTLAGLITWAIDVYLLRYFDLVYLRTIVFILVIASLVQFVETFLRKMIPPLYKGLGIFLPLITTNCAIFGVCIINVRKDFNFMETLVFSITSALGFGLALILMAGLRERMATARIPKILEGTAITMITAGFIALAFFGFLGMA